A portion of the Eubacterium maltosivorans genome contains these proteins:
- a CDS encoding BCCT family transporter, translating into MKKIFESVDKTIFLVAGSITLLLAIVSIVFTEQVASIFSGIFNFFTSTLGFAYIGFALFVIVACLFVSFSKYGKIRLGGDDEKPEYSNISWFSMIFAAGMGIGLVFWSVAEPMNHFMVPPFADPQTPEAAVEALQYTFLHWGVHPWALYAAVALPMAYFHFRKGLPLLVSSSFYPFLGDKALKGGFSKGIDTFTVILILIGVATSFGLGALQIQSGLEFVFHISGGTLLAVVIVVICTVLFVISSTAGIDRGMKLLSNTNTVIVFAVMLFVLLVGPTLYIFNITLESIGDYIFKFIPMSFFTDANGTVAAHTGENWIGNWTVFYWAWWITWTPFVGSFIAKISKGRTIREFVLAILGVPTIMSCIWFGIMGGTGLNMELTNPGSVIQNGAVDTNSSVFQMLSNLPLSGVISVLVMLSLLVFFLTSADAGVQVVSTMSSRGRENSQKLIKVIWGVILGLLAIMFIVTGGLSAVQSLSFAFSFPFLIIICLMMAGFFKYLKKEELDE; encoded by the coding sequence ATGAAAAAGATATTTGAGTCTGTAGATAAAACAATTTTTTTGGTAGCCGGAAGTATCACTTTGTTACTTGCCATTGTCAGCATTGTTTTTACCGAACAGGTCGCAAGCATATTTTCTGGTATTTTTAATTTCTTTACGAGCACACTGGGGTTTGCCTATATTGGCTTTGCGCTCTTTGTAATTGTCGCCTGTTTGTTTGTCTCTTTCAGCAAATATGGAAAAATACGTCTGGGCGGAGATGATGAAAAACCTGAGTACAGCAACATCAGCTGGTTTTCGATGATTTTTGCGGCAGGCATGGGCATTGGCCTGGTATTCTGGAGTGTGGCGGAGCCCATGAACCATTTTATGGTGCCGCCCTTTGCCGATCCGCAGACGCCAGAGGCGGCTGTGGAAGCGCTCCAGTATACTTTTCTGCACTGGGGAGTGCATCCCTGGGCATTATATGCAGCGGTCGCGCTGCCCATGGCCTACTTTCATTTCAGAAAGGGTCTGCCGCTTCTGGTGAGCTCGTCCTTCTACCCATTCCTTGGTGATAAGGCGCTGAAAGGCGGGTTTTCAAAAGGAATTGACACCTTTACAGTTATTTTGATTCTGATTGGCGTGGCCACATCCTTTGGGCTGGGAGCGCTGCAGATTCAGAGCGGTCTGGAATTTGTTTTCCATATCTCAGGCGGAACGCTGCTGGCGGTGGTGATTGTTGTTATCTGCACGGTTCTGTTTGTGATTTCCTCGACAGCAGGCATTGACCGGGGTATGAAGCTTCTCAGCAATACCAATACGGTCATTGTGTTTGCCGTTATGCTGTTTGTCCTGCTTGTGGGACCGACGCTGTATATCTTTAATATTACGCTGGAGAGTATCGGCGATTATATTTTTAAATTTATTCCCATGAGCTTTTTCACCGATGCTAACGGCACCGTGGCGGCTCATACGGGTGAAAACTGGATCGGTAACTGGACTGTCTTTTACTGGGCATGGTGGATTACCTGGACCCCCTTTGTGGGCAGCTTTATTGCCAAGATTTCAAAAGGGCGCACAATCCGGGAATTTGTCCTCGCTATTTTGGGTGTTCCAACCATCATGAGCTGTATCTGGTTTGGTATTATGGGCGGCACCGGCCTTAATATGGAGCTTACAAATCCTGGCAGCGTGATTCAGAACGGCGCTGTGGATACGAACAGCTCCGTGTTTCAGATGCTCAGCAATCTGCCGCTGTCCGGTGTTATTTCTGTCCTTGTCATGCTGTCCCTGCTGGTCTTTTTCCTGACCTCGGCTGATGCGGGTGTGCAGGTCGTGAGCACCATGAGCTCCAGGGGCAGAGAAAATTCTCAGAAGCTAATCAAGGTCATCTGGGGTGTGATCTTGGGCTTGCTTGCTATTATGTTTATCGTGACCGGAGGGCTTTCTGCGGTGCAGTCATTGTCCTTTGCTTTCAGTTTCCCGTTCTTGATTATTATCTGCCTGATGATGGCGGGATTTTTCAAGTATCTTAAAAAAGAGGAATTGGATGAGTAA
- a CDS encoding TetR/AcrR family transcriptional regulator, translating into MANYKKGTETKTALYDSAKKFFYTKGYNETTIKEIVEDAESNPGLFVYYFEGKESVAISIFREFADAITSALKDILVPLGEKGEDLLIDMVEYRAYFECINAGPEIIRFYNDISELGSFPKLVISWMDFFTHKRYKDGLRYETNPMICDKTYFDAVASLTAGMQIQFFRDIIQKNIDIPYEDAVDMFLTECYRFLVPDKNQVLENVRKSRKVNEGLNFVVSEYFKVTVEKKKQKIKTQL; encoded by the coding sequence ATGGCCAATTACAAAAAAGGAACAGAGACAAAAACAGCGCTATACGACAGCGCGAAGAAGTTTTTTTATACAAAAGGTTACAATGAAACGACCATTAAGGAAATTGTTGAGGACGCCGAATCAAATCCTGGTTTGTTTGTCTATTATTTTGAGGGAAAAGAGTCGGTTGCCATCAGCATTTTTCGGGAATTTGCAGATGCGATCACTTCTGCGCTTAAGGATATCCTCGTGCCGTTAGGAGAAAAAGGGGAGGATCTGCTCATTGATATGGTAGAATACCGGGCATATTTTGAGTGCATTAATGCCGGCCCTGAAATTATACGATTTTACAATGATATTTCTGAACTCGGCAGCTTTCCAAAGCTGGTCATCAGCTGGATGGATTTCTTTACTCATAAACGTTATAAAGACGGTCTGAGATATGAAACGAATCCCATGATTTGTGATAAAACCTATTTTGATGCCGTCGCTTCTCTGACGGCAGGTATGCAGATTCAGTTTTTCAGGGATATTATCCAAAAGAATATTGATATTCCCTATGAGGACGCTGTCGATATGTTTTTAACGGAGTGTTACCGTTTTTTGGTGCCGGATAAAAATCAGGTTCTGGAAAATGTTCGGAAATCCCGTAAAGTGAACGAGGGGTTAAATTTTGTGGTGAGTGAATACTTTAAGGTGACGGTTGAGAAGAAAAAGCAGAAAATAAAAACACAGCTGTGA
- a CDS encoding DMT family transporter has product MSDTSKSNLTKGILYGGLAGIIWGTLSIFISLLKNFGMSDIAVSSLGPMIIIIFYGIKTLVKNPKAFKICWKHLLIVLVGGGIVNALTYYSYAMCLNYMGAGVFSALDFSHVFILMLLSSFIFKYKITKGKILSLSLAVVGMVMVLNVFSPEAFISPVGLLWIAVDWFCNCAIALLLKWALNNEIDNDVLITYYNLGAALIYWTVCPPWAVVGEIAAAQNIALLVATIAAYGIFTQILTQYVWVKSFSLVDPAITNMMAAFSPITAAVLGYFMFGQVISWIQILGIAVVIAAVVILNKTGAAEEL; this is encoded by the coding sequence ATGAGTGATACAAGCAAAAGCAATCTGACAAAGGGGATTCTGTACGGGGGCCTTGCCGGAATAATCTGGGGAACACTGAGCATTTTCATCTCACTGCTCAAAAATTTTGGCATGAGTGATATTGCCGTTTCGTCGCTCGGGCCAATGATAATTATCATTTTTTACGGTATTAAAACGCTGGTGAAAAATCCAAAAGCATTTAAAATCTGCTGGAAACACCTGCTTATCGTATTGGTGGGCGGCGGCATCGTCAATGCCCTGACCTACTATTCTTATGCCATGTGCTTAAATTACATGGGCGCCGGTGTTTTCTCGGCTCTCGATTTTTCACATGTCTTTATTCTAATGCTGCTGTCCTCATTTATCTTCAAATATAAGATCACCAAGGGGAAAATTCTTTCCCTCTCCCTGGCGGTTGTGGGGATGGTCATGGTGCTGAATGTCTTTTCACCCGAAGCTTTCATCAGCCCCGTGGGCCTTCTGTGGATTGCGGTGGACTGGTTCTGCAACTGCGCCATTGCCCTGCTGCTCAAGTGGGCACTCAACAATGAAATCGACAACGATGTGCTGATCACCTACTATAACCTGGGCGCTGCCCTGATTTACTGGACTGTGTGCCCACCCTGGGCTGTTGTCGGAGAAATTGCCGCCGCGCAGAACATCGCGCTGCTGGTGGCCACCATTGCCGCCTACGGCATTTTTACTCAGATTTTAACCCAGTACGTCTGGGTCAAGTCCTTCTCGCTGGTGGACCCGGCCATCACCAATATGATGGCTGCCTTCTCGCCCATTACCGCCGCTGTTTTAGGCTATTTTATGTTCGGGCAGGTCATTTCCTGGATTCAGATTCTCGGGATCGCTGTTGTCATCGCCGCAGTCGTGATTCTGAACAAGACCGGGGCGGCCGAAGAACTGTAA
- a CDS encoding trimethylamine methyltransferase family protein has protein sequence MYVNRRFYDKYVSTRDVELLHEYSLRVLKEVGVSFDCPEALEIFKKHGATVEGSIVKIDEDLLNKALETAPKTFTVYTAAGETKIGERYKPKTVGCYGPPKFLFEDDEYRVAQKDDMVKFLKLMDTSDVTDFVNNSAYDTPDLDKTKEDFYLPQVAMCLKYSQKPTYGNVANSMNVRGKSLKQEAKDIAKLYKEFYDIWDRPVLLTNTCALSPLGYSYEVLDNIMGLVEEGQPVTIITCSMTNLTAPAALLGSVIQNNATILAGIVLTQLINPGNPVIYGTVSTATDMRSVACSIGAPEAQLIQMASLALGRYYQLPVRTGIAGTDSLKPDYQAGVESFMILMTTYLGKSDFVLNHAGILQAYALGSYEKFVLDEEVNRILLRLNRGIDISDVKAEKVFDAIKKAGPLGNYLSGRTPKEYRQEHWLTKLFNRQAGNPQPIFDEIGDLRERASKEVEERVASYTLPDLTKTQKDILNRYLPEDEKF, from the coding sequence ATGTACGTTAACAGAAGATTTTATGACAAATATGTTTCTACCAGAGATGTTGAATTATTACACGAATACTCGCTGAGAGTTTTGAAGGAAGTAGGGGTTTCCTTCGACTGTCCAGAAGCACTGGAAATCTTTAAAAAGCACGGCGCTACCGTTGAAGGCAGCATTGTAAAGATCGATGAAGACCTGTTAAACAAGGCGCTCGAAACCGCACCCAAAACCTTTACCGTTTATACCGCTGCCGGCGAAACCAAAATCGGCGAACGCTATAAGCCAAAAACAGTTGGCTGCTACGGACCACCGAAATTCTTATTTGAAGATGACGAATACCGCGTTGCGCAAAAAGACGACATGGTTAAATTCCTGAAATTAATGGATACCAGCGATGTCACTGACTTTGTCAACAACTCCGCATACGATACACCAGATCTGGACAAGACCAAAGAAGATTTCTATCTGCCTCAGGTCGCCATGTGCCTGAAATATTCTCAGAAACCAACCTACGGCAATGTCGCCAACAGCATGAACGTCCGGGGCAAAAGTTTAAAACAGGAAGCCAAGGACATCGCAAAGCTTTATAAAGAATTCTATGACATCTGGGACCGCCCGGTGCTCTTAACCAATACCTGTGCACTGTCGCCACTCGGCTATTCCTATGAAGTTCTTGACAATATCATGGGGCTGGTTGAAGAAGGACAGCCGGTTACCATCATCACCTGCTCTATGACCAACCTGACCGCACCGGCAGCACTTCTCGGTTCTGTTATCCAGAATAACGCGACCATTCTGGCCGGTATCGTTTTAACTCAGCTGATCAACCCTGGAAACCCTGTTATCTACGGTACCGTTTCTACCGCTACCGATATGCGCAGCGTAGCCTGCTCCATCGGTGCGCCGGAAGCCCAGCTCATCCAGATGGCCTCTCTGGCTCTTGGCCGCTACTACCAGCTGCCAGTAAGAACCGGTATTGCCGGTACAGACTCCTTAAAACCAGACTATCAGGCCGGTGTTGAAAGCTTCATGATCCTCATGACCACCTATCTCGGAAAATCCGACTTTGTTCTGAACCATGCCGGTATTCTCCAGGCCTATGCACTGGGAAGCTATGAAAAATTTGTTCTTGACGAAGAAGTCAACCGTATTTTACTGCGCCTCAACAGAGGCATCGACATCTCTGACGTCAAGGCCGAAAAAGTATTTGACGCCATCAAGAAAGCCGGTCCTCTTGGCAATTACCTCTCCGGAAGAACGCCGAAAGAATACCGTCAGGAACATTGGCTGACCAAACTCTTTAACCGCCAGGCCGGCAACCCACAGCCGATCTTCGATGAAATCGGCGATCTCCGCGAGCGCGCCAGCAAAGAAGTAGAAGAACGTGTCGCAAGCTATACATTACCTGACTTAACCAAGACTCAGAAGGATATCCTGAACCGTTATCTGCCTGAAGACGAAAAGTTTTAA
- a CDS encoding MFS transporter, which yields MELDKKKRNIVLVILSMIAGIAYLTPLIRFSFYDQMIVALNINDVQLGTIAGVYGLFNVIGYVPSGILAEKFNTKKLLILSCGAMCLVTLWYSSFPGYTALIIIHALYGIFSVGTFWSPYLKAIRNLGSENEQGRLFGISEGLRGIGQTAVAFLCLWAMGLFATQAAGFRAVLLINAAAFALLTVLVIVLVPDFDKGKKEQNAKAEKKESMWKAFGMSSTWLCIFVIMCGYTLWNTANGYMGTYCTRVLNISPELSSTLSIIRSYIIVFVAGISGGIIMDKFSYKGKGMFWTFLATGICVLAILFTSKIVAVCVVITVVLAYLVNVLKSTYWSILGEAGVPLAMTGIATGIISFIALTPDIFVAPIISRFLAYGEAGGNVELGFNMMLIWMVVWAVLGVFSAVLLKRRGVKTKQLEQAAQVENA from the coding sequence ATGGAATTAGATAAAAAGAAAAGAAATATTGTTCTCGTCATTTTGAGTATGATCGCCGGGATCGCTTACCTGACGCCGCTGATCCGGTTTTCCTTTTATGACCAGATGATCGTAGCGCTGAACATCAACGATGTGCAGCTGGGGACCATCGCCGGTGTTTACGGGCTTTTTAATGTTATCGGCTATGTGCCGAGCGGTATTTTGGCTGAAAAGTTTAACACGAAGAAACTGCTGATTCTGTCCTGTGGGGCCATGTGCCTGGTAACACTGTGGTATTCGAGCTTTCCGGGCTACACGGCGCTCATTATCATTCATGCGCTTTACGGCATCTTCAGTGTAGGAACTTTCTGGTCACCCTACCTTAAGGCCATTCGCAACCTGGGCAGCGAAAATGAACAGGGACGTCTCTTTGGAATCAGTGAAGGGCTGCGCGGTATCGGACAGACAGCGGTCGCTTTCCTCTGCCTGTGGGCCATGGGGCTTTTTGCGACTCAGGCAGCCGGCTTTAGAGCAGTGCTTTTAATTAACGCTGCGGCCTTTGCCCTGTTGACTGTCTTGGTGATCGTGCTGGTACCAGATTTTGATAAAGGCAAAAAAGAACAGAATGCCAAGGCGGAAAAAAAGGAAAGCATGTGGAAAGCCTTTGGCATGTCCTCCACCTGGCTGTGTATTTTTGTGATTATGTGCGGTTATACCCTCTGGAACACTGCCAATGGTTACATGGGCACCTACTGTACCCGTGTGCTGAACATTTCGCCAGAGCTCTCAAGCACCCTGTCCATTATCCGGAGTTATATCATTGTCTTTGTGGCCGGCATTTCCGGCGGGATTATCATGGACAAGTTCAGCTATAAAGGCAAGGGGATGTTCTGGACCTTCCTGGCCACAGGCATCTGTGTGCTGGCCATCCTGTTTACCTCTAAGATTGTGGCAGTCTGTGTGGTCATTACCGTTGTGCTGGCTTATCTGGTCAATGTGCTTAAATCTACCTACTGGTCGATTCTGGGTGAAGCGGGTGTGCCGTTAGCCATGACCGGTATCGCCACCGGGATTATTTCCTTTATCGCACTGACACCAGATATCTTTGTAGCGCCGATCATCAGCCGATTTTTGGCCTACGGCGAAGCAGGCGGCAATGTAGAACTGGGCTTTAACATGATGCTGATCTGGATGGTTGTCTGGGCTGTGCTCGGCGTTTTCTCCGCTGTTTTACTCAAGAGACGCGGTGTGAAGACCAAGCAGCTGGAACAGGCGGCACAGGTAGAAAACGCGTAA
- a CDS encoding GntR family transcriptional regulator: protein MKVKIYDQIINDIMDDIHYGNLKPGEKLPTYAELAKKYSTSIVTVRKSISSLINKGYLSAVERVGTFVRECEKEQYLISFAPQANINEEITEISVEDISLSLIKMREIRQEMKAVELRQILYSDTLPICYIITALLLNGRYNPESMADMTEKNLLTINKILDGFEIKKVLEITMDTPNRFIQNKLLVDRDDPVFCFTTYYYTMKDEPVGKSVLYAAGENIDLYGKSFVK, encoded by the coding sequence ATGAAAGTAAAAATATACGATCAGATCATCAATGATATTATGGACGACATCCATTACGGCAACCTGAAGCCTGGAGAAAAGCTCCCCACCTATGCCGAGCTGGCTAAAAAGTACAGCACCAGCATCGTCACAGTCCGCAAGAGCATCTCCTCCTTAATCAATAAGGGCTACCTGAGCGCTGTGGAGCGGGTAGGGACCTTTGTTCGGGAATGTGAAAAGGAACAGTACCTCATCAGTTTCGCACCACAGGCCAATATTAACGAGGAGATCACCGAGATCAGCGTTGAGGACATAAGCCTCTCTCTCATAAAAATGCGTGAGATCCGGCAGGAAATGAAAGCCGTGGAGCTGCGCCAGATCCTGTATTCCGACACTCTCCCTATCTGTTATATCATTACAGCGCTTCTCTTAAACGGCCGTTATAATCCGGAGAGTATGGCGGATATGACCGAAAAAAACCTTCTGACCATCAACAAAATCCTCGATGGTTTTGAAATCAAAAAAGTCCTCGAGATTACCATGGATACGCCAAACCGCTTTATCCAGAATAAACTGTTAGTGGACAGGGATGACCCGGTATTCTGTTTTACCACCTATTATTACACCATGAAGGACGAACCCGTTGGAAAAAGCGTGCTCTACGCAGCCGGAGAAAACATTGACCTTTATGGGAAATCTTTTGTAAAATAA
- a CDS encoding UTRA domain-containing protein, whose translation MLAKTNDKFVLSLKPENILKEPYNRVELLGSEIIKPTIELVYHLRVAPDSRIVLINWLLFKDDLPVIYDNQFIPYFPGISPWNDDFEYNSFSEIVNQRNHLYITQERIHIEAAGCDAQAAEKLNIPEDTPVMQITQNLMDNDDPLGMRKLYIRKECCKLTGITYLP comes from the coding sequence GTGCTGGCCAAAACCAACGATAAGTTTGTCCTCTCCTTAAAGCCTGAAAACATTTTAAAGGAGCCCTACAACCGCGTGGAGCTGCTGGGCTCAGAGATCATCAAACCCACCATCGAGCTGGTTTATCATCTGCGGGTCGCGCCGGACTCCCGCATTGTGCTCATCAACTGGCTTCTGTTCAAGGATGACCTTCCCGTCATCTATGACAACCAGTTTATTCCTTATTTTCCCGGCATTTCTCCCTGGAACGACGATTTTGAGTACAACAGCTTCAGCGAAATCGTCAACCAGCGAAACCATCTTTACATTACCCAGGAACGCATTCACATCGAGGCCGCAGGCTGTGACGCCCAGGCCGCGGAAAAGCTGAATATCCCCGAGGATACGCCCGTCATGCAGATTACCCAAAACCTCATGGATAACGACGACCCTCTGGGTATGCGCAAGCTTTATATAAGGAAGGAGTGCTGTAAGCTGACCGGCATTACCTATCTGCCCTAA
- a CDS encoding uroporphyrinogen decarboxylase family protein, whose protein sequence is MIYEERIQNIKNAMCGQTAAHVPILADFETSYACEYAGLDFMRASWDYTLIIEAYEKLLSDFEIDATFGLGWIPPQRSFLLGSRTWIQNRENGIMQHPEVMALSDTEYPALIADPMACIIKNILPKMYSAIGKDDQKAISAIAQTLLFEKNQMTNFYNQLFTVTYEHEVPIYYGSMFYAPFDLIGDHLRGLTQISLDMRRRKKELEAACEALAPVMIDYVENTLPADESGLSCACAFVHLPPMISPRNFDKFFWPTFKKVCDTLVEKGHYLYLQFQGDYSDGRYLDYYAELPKDKVIIAIQNQDFTKTLEAFKGKNMVSCAYPLDYLTHYPLQECLDKAKELMDIGMAYGQFYFGFNKAPFHISEAEPEKMKAVLQFVREYGKY, encoded by the coding sequence ATGATTTATGAAGAACGCATTCAGAATATTAAGAATGCCATGTGCGGGCAAACAGCCGCGCACGTCCCCATACTGGCAGATTTTGAGACAAGCTACGCCTGTGAATACGCAGGACTGGATTTTATGAGGGCCAGCTGGGATTACACCTTAATTATTGAGGCCTATGAAAAGCTGCTTTCAGATTTTGAGATAGATGCCACCTTTGGCCTTGGCTGGATACCACCGCAGAGAAGCTTTCTTTTAGGAAGCCGGACATGGATACAAAACCGGGAAAATGGCATTATGCAGCACCCCGAGGTTATGGCACTGAGCGACACAGAATATCCTGCGCTTATTGCTGACCCCATGGCGTGTATTATCAAAAATATCCTTCCAAAAATGTACAGTGCCATTGGAAAAGACGACCAAAAAGCTATAAGTGCCATTGCCCAGACCCTTCTTTTTGAAAAAAATCAAATGACAAATTTCTATAACCAGCTTTTTACCGTTACGTATGAACATGAGGTTCCAATCTATTACGGCTCCATGTTTTACGCACCTTTTGATCTGATCGGAGATCACCTCAGAGGCCTGACGCAGATTTCGCTTGATATGCGTCGGAGGAAGAAAGAGCTGGAGGCAGCCTGCGAAGCGCTGGCGCCCGTCATGATTGATTATGTTGAAAATACCCTTCCGGCGGATGAAAGCGGCCTGTCCTGCGCCTGTGCTTTTGTGCACCTGCCGCCTATGATCAGCCCTCGGAATTTTGACAAATTCTTCTGGCCTACTTTTAAGAAGGTTTGTGATACCCTGGTAGAAAAGGGGCACTATCTGTACCTCCAGTTTCAGGGAGACTACAGCGATGGCCGGTATTTAGACTATTATGCCGAGCTGCCCAAAGACAAGGTCATCATCGCCATTCAAAATCAGGATTTCACAAAAACCCTCGAAGCTTTTAAAGGAAAAAACATGGTCTCCTGCGCCTATCCACTGGATTATCTGACACATTACCCACTTCAGGAATGTTTGGATAAGGCCAAAGAGCTTATGGATATTGGAATGGCGTATGGGCAATTCTACTTCGGCTTTAATAAAGCGCCTTTCCACATTAGTGAGGCAGAGCCTGAAAAAATGAAAGCGGTGCTGCAATTTGTACGAGAATACGGAAAATATTAG
- a CDS encoding cobalamin B12-binding domain-containing protein encodes MLESIVTAVKKLEEKKVIKLVRYAVKEGASQMQIIESVQAGLDEVGKYFETGRYGVTDLMMAGIIFEEILKLDCLKLEKENPEEAIGTILLCTIECDLHDIGKSIFKSAALMSGFKVIDLGIDISPEKIVEETKKSHPDVIAISSIMANGVKYMKETNELLVKENLRDEVKIILGGLSTHKDAVAYVGADAFTKDVYEGVNLCKEWMEGGVSHKL; translated from the coding sequence TTGCTAGAATCCATCGTAACCGCCGTTAAAAAACTGGAAGAAAAAAAGGTCATCAAGCTGGTACGCTACGCCGTTAAAGAAGGCGCCTCCCAGATGCAGATCATCGAATCCGTCCAGGCCGGACTGGACGAGGTTGGCAAATACTTTGAAACTGGACGTTACGGCGTCACCGACCTCATGATGGCCGGCATTATTTTTGAGGAAATTCTAAAGCTCGACTGCCTGAAGCTCGAAAAGGAAAATCCCGAAGAGGCTATCGGCACCATTCTTTTATGCACCATCGAATGCGATCTCCACGACATTGGAAAGTCCATTTTCAAAAGCGCGGCCCTCATGTCCGGCTTTAAGGTCATCGACCTGGGCATTGACATCTCGCCGGAAAAAATCGTGGAGGAAACCAAAAAATCCCATCCCGATGTGATTGCCATCAGCTCGATCATGGCAAACGGCGTAAAATATATGAAAGAGACCAACGAGCTCCTGGTAAAGGAAAACCTGAGAGATGAAGTAAAGATCATCCTCGGCGGCCTGTCAACGCACAAGGACGCTGTGGCATACGTAGGCGCCGATGCTTTTACCAAGGATGTTTACGAAGGCGTAAACCTCTGTAAGGAATGGATGGAAGGGGGCGTTTCCCATAAGTTATAA
- a CDS encoding trimethylamine methyltransferase family protein, whose translation MKLRYSFSEKEECQQIHEYSLDILENTGIVVHSEKARSTFKKNGAKVEGKKVFLPPKIVEDRLVDVPSSFTFNTPGHRVTVGDGTTCTMPPYGATYAKKNNVSHLAGREDFINFTKLNQTSRLMSMACPYVLEPMDVPIDFREKYKMAMCLKYSDKPAFSMTQSGPSARESIRFAREYWDSQDSNLLIGNINISAPLIMGEGTADVILVHGEENQPLMVACGSGLSGLTAPPLPTSNFLISNAAVLAGIILAQMVRPGLPIVYGFPLFGVNPFNADASPGEPTTALFTMAAAEMGRFYKIPVRSGGVFTDSKYLDYQSGAESFMNLFSCLFSGIDCMMHAFGMEDSLNTVNYNKYILDEALYATVKHYLNGFEVNAVTLMKDAIKETGCTDNYINMSNLRLIRKHYHPYPFKSTDGEQDIIEETSALIDERLGNYTAPPLTHAQKKRIEDYLPKAFID comes from the coding sequence ATGAAATTACGCTATTCATTTTCTGAAAAAGAAGAGTGCCAGCAAATTCATGAATATTCTCTGGATATTTTGGAAAACACAGGTATTGTTGTTCATTCTGAAAAAGCAAGAAGCACCTTTAAAAAAAACGGTGCAAAGGTAGAAGGCAAAAAGGTCTTTCTTCCGCCCAAAATCGTAGAAGACCGTCTTGTCGACGTGCCTTCCTCCTTTACCTTTAACACACCCGGTCACCGTGTAACCGTGGGCGACGGTACTACCTGCACCATGCCGCCCTACGGCGCCACCTATGCAAAGAAGAACAATGTCAGCCATTTGGCGGGACGTGAAGACTTTATCAATTTTACAAAGCTCAACCAGACAAGCAGACTGATGAGCATGGCCTGTCCCTATGTTCTTGAGCCCATGGATGTTCCCATTGATTTCAGAGAAAAATATAAAATGGCCATGTGCCTCAAATATTCCGATAAGCCTGCCTTTTCCATGACCCAGAGCGGCCCGTCGGCACGTGAAAGCATTCGTTTTGCCAGAGAATACTGGGACTCCCAGGACAGCAATCTCCTCATCGGCAATATCAATATCTCCGCACCGCTGATCATGGGAGAGGGCACCGCCGATGTCATTCTGGTACACGGAGAGGAAAATCAGCCCCTGATGGTGGCCTGCGGCAGCGGACTCAGCGGGCTGACCGCACCGCCTCTGCCAACTTCCAACTTCCTGATCAGCAATGCCGCCGTGCTGGCTGGTATTATTCTGGCTCAAATGGTGCGGCCGGGCCTTCCCATTGTCTACGGCTTCCCGCTTTTTGGCGTGAATCCATTTAACGCAGACGCTTCCCCCGGCGAGCCAACCACTGCGCTCTTTACCATGGCCGCAGCAGAAATGGGCCGGTTTTATAAGATTCCTGTCCGGTCCGGCGGTGTCTTTACAGACTCCAAGTACCTGGACTACCAGAGCGGCGCCGAGAGCTTCATGAACCTTTTTTCCTGCCTGTTTTCCGGCATCGACTGCATGATGCATGCCTTTGGCATGGAGGATTCTCTAAACACTGTCAATTATAATAAATATATCCTGGACGAAGCCCTGTACGCTACGGTTAAACATTATTTAAACGGCTTTGAGGTCAACGCTGTAACCCTGATGAAAGACGCCATCAAGGAGACCGGATGCACCGATAACTATATCAACATGAGTAATCTGCGCCTTATCCGAAAGCATTACCATCCCTATCCCTTTAAAAGCACAGACGGAGAGCAGGATATTATCGAAGAAACAAGCGCACTCATTGATGAGCGGCTTGGAAATTATACAGCGCCGCCACTGACCCATGCGCAGAAAAAACGCATCGAAGACTACCTGCCCAAAGCATTTATCGATTAA